The Methanothrix soehngenii GP6 genome has a window encoding:
- the scpB gene encoding SMC-Scp complex subunit ScpB, with translation MTDSSAKAVIEAALFAAGRTLSPRELADISGLSLQMAEEAARDLAQEYASRSSGIEIKSIGDGYSMQVRSMLAGRVLSFAPKEIEAPLIRTLAIIAYKQPIKQSELVQIRGNKSYEHVKELEKRGLINAVKHSRTKLLTTTPGFADYFGITSSNPEAVRKALLQNKKLVGVSPMYRTLALRLGLDYLVVNPYNPGEEDLSRLEEIDLLIIAPGYLERVREHYCGDLIEAGVRTLSQLKESAEQIVRAAESGDVEPLAAEVDRLLKRFRKRAQKARPIKPLTPMIEDIARDLRLDVQEGGLRAAPSSAQMEAEIQVPVHQPYDMDIVERIVERYEKILMDIDGVSSADAKPD, from the coding sequence ATGACGGATTCCAGCGCTAAAGCAGTTATCGAAGCCGCTCTTTTTGCTGCAGGCAGGACGCTCAGTCCCCGAGAATTGGCGGATATCTCCGGCCTCTCCCTCCAGATGGCCGAGGAGGCTGCCCGCGACCTAGCCCAGGAGTATGCCAGTCGCAGCTCGGGAATAGAGATCAAGAGCATAGGAGATGGCTATTCCATGCAGGTCCGCTCCATGCTGGCGGGACGGGTCCTATCCTTTGCTCCAAAGGAGATCGAGGCGCCCCTGATCAGGACCCTGGCCATCATCGCCTATAAGCAGCCCATCAAGCAGAGCGAGCTGGTGCAGATCAGGGGGAACAAGAGCTATGAGCACGTGAAGGAACTGGAGAAAAGAGGCCTGATCAATGCGGTCAAGCACAGCCGGACCAAGCTTCTCACCACCACTCCCGGATTTGCCGACTACTTCGGCATCACCTCCTCCAATCCCGAGGCGGTGAGAAAGGCTCTTCTGCAGAACAAAAAGCTGGTAGGGGTCAGTCCCATGTACAGGACCCTCGCCCTGCGCCTGGGCCTGGACTATCTGGTGGTCAATCCATACAACCCAGGAGAAGAGGACCTATCCCGGCTCGAGGAGATCGACCTTCTGATAATTGCTCCCGGCTACCTGGAGAGGGTGAGAGAACACTACTGCGGAGATCTCATAGAGGCAGGTGTTCGAACCCTCTCCCAGCTTAAAGAGAGCGCAGAGCAGATAGTCCGGGCAGCAGAATCGGGCGATGTGGAGCCACTGGCGGCAGAGGTTGATCGGCTCCTGAAGAGGTTTCGCAAAAGGGCGCAGAAGGCAAGGCCGATCAAGCCTCTGACTCCCATGATCGAGGATATCGCCCGCGATCTCCGTTTGGATGTTCAGGAGGGGGGGCTGAGAGCAGCGCCCAGCTCTGCCCAGATGGAGGCCGAAATTCAGGTGCCTGTCCACCAGCCCTACGATATGGACATAGTGGAGAGGATCGTGGAGCGCTATGAGAAGATCCTTATGGATATTGATGGCGTTTCTTCTGCTGATGCCAAGCCAGATTAA